Proteins encoded by one window of Musa acuminata AAA Group cultivar baxijiao chromosome BXJ2-9, Cavendish_Baxijiao_AAA, whole genome shotgun sequence:
- the LOC135623445 gene encoding uncharacterized protein LOC135623445: MPTPQPSHHTRINLGDVKSQIAKKLGPERSQQYFSYVNQLLAQKLSKPDFNKYCLLVLGRENIHLHNHLIRSILKNAFLVKHPPPLGLGKDALKPIGAVGTKSSEDESTDDDLAASMSKNTIWSNGNILPPSPCKVRSCIRDGRIKDRPSSLGQNGRLHATSHQIVRENDVINPCDSKRSMQHHQGVPLDHPAKRPRRENMALHDQAHVDHKGLIEFVKEDAEDLERANDLSSKRGPFQAPLGIPFCPASLGGARRSLPFVSTSSSGSLSCDRGELCHTEALKRRMEKIAAGHGLEGVTLDCSNLLNNGLDVYLKRLIRSCVELLGTRSGHDQTKYGVFKQQTQEKPINGVWPGNHMHVQNSDKISEHMQKLKTNNPISLQDFRVAMELNPQQLGEDWLLLLEKICLCSYKE, encoded by the coding sequence CGGATCAATCTTGGTGACGTCAAGTCACAGATAGCCAAAAAGCTTGGCCCTGAGCGGTCTCAGCAATATTTCAGCTATGTCAATCAGTTGTTAGCTCAAAAGCTGAGCAAACCAGACTTCAACAAGTATTGCCTTTTGGTCCTCGGACGTGAGAACATCCATTTGCACAACCATCTTATTCGCTCGATCCTCAAGAATGCCTTCCTGGTGAAACACCCACCGCCACTTGGACTTGGGAAAGATGCTTTGAAGCCCATCGGAGCTGTTGGAACGAAATCATCTGAAGATGAAAGCACAGATGATGATCTGGCAGCCTCAATGTCGAAGAACACTATATGGTCCAATGGGAACATCTTGCCACCATCCCCTTGCAAAGTCAGGTCATGCATTCGAGACGGGAGGATCAAAGACCGTCCTAGTTCTCTTGGACAGAATGGAAGGTTACATGCAACTTCCCATCAAATCGTCCGAGAGAATGATGTCATTAATCCTTGCGATTCGAAGAGATCGATGCAGCATCATCAAGGTGTCCCTTTAGATCATCCTGCAAAGCGACCACGGAGAGAAAATATGGCACTTCATGATCAAGCTCATGTAGATCACAAGGGTTTGATCGAGTTTGTAAAGGAAGATGCAGAAGATTTGGAACGAGCTAATGACTTGAGCTCCAAGAGAGGTCCTTTCCAGGCTCCACTTGGAATCCCTTTCTGTCCTGCAAGTTTGGGTGGGGCACGGAGATCTTTGCCTTTTGTAAGTACTTCTAGCAGTGGTAGTCTTAGTTGTGACCGTGGAGAATTATGTCATACGGAGGCTTTGAAGAGAAGGATGGAGAAAATAGCAGCAGGACATGGCTTGGAAGGAGTTACATTGGACTGCTCTAATCTATTAAATAACGGGTTAGATGTTTATTTGAAGCGTTTGATTAGGTCATGTGTTGAATTACTGGGAACAAGGTCAGGTCATGATCAAACAAAGTATGGAGTCTTCAAGCAGCAAACTCAAGAGAAGCCAATTAATGGTGTTTGGCCAGGAAATCACATGCATGTACAGAATAGTGATAAGATTTCTGAACACATGCAAAAGCTGAAGACAAACAACCCGATATCTCTGCAGGATTTTAGGGTAGCGATGGAGT